The following are from one region of the Aequoribacter fuscus genome:
- a CDS encoding asparaginase domain-containing protein — protein sequence MHIHIITTGGTIDKVYFDAKSTYQIGQPVIERLLDEMNVAFSHTLIPLMRIDSLDMSDEHRQTLADCIAELPPGARVIVTHGTDTMTDSARYLGHLMDKTVVFTGALQPAAFRDSDAIFNIGCALGAAQSAAPGAYIAMNGQIFKPEQVVKNRDANRFEAII from the coding sequence ATGCATATTCACATAATCACGACCGGCGGTACAATCGACAAGGTTTATTTTGACGCGAAAAGCACGTATCAAATTGGCCAGCCGGTCATTGAACGCTTACTTGACGAAATGAACGTTGCCTTTTCCCATACGCTTATCCCTCTGATGCGGATTGATAGCTTGGATATGAGCGATGAACACCGCCAGACGCTCGCTGATTGTATCGCAGAGCTGCCGCCTGGCGCCCGCGTCATCGTCACTCATGGGACCGATACCATGACCGACTCTGCCCGCTATCTTGGTCACCTTATGGACAAAACGGTCGTCTTCACCGGCGCCTTGCAACCCGCGGCCTTTCGCGACTCCGACGCTATCTTTAACATTGGCTGTGCCTTAGGTGCCGCACAATCGGCAGCACCTGGCGCTTACATCGCGATGAATGGGCAGATCTTCAAACCCGAACAGGTCGTCAAAAATCGGGACGCCAATCGCTTCGAGGCCATTATCTAA
- a CDS encoding acyl-CoA dehydrogenase family protein — protein MAQPKNFGYDADAAALKAQAEKFFNDRLPVDQLHALVAHDSTPERDPVVDWKPEIWAEMVELGWSILTVPEEKGGLGLPLVAVAGLIEAQGKAACPSPLLETLNAGLVLSHCDQADAGFEAILDGKSVALAFADQHGSYEPSTTQVQASGGVLSGSAYFVQEAGKVDALLVAAQSDSGIAWYWVDKSAAGVSVKQDAIIDLTRDQATVTFDGVSAVKLGSDACAAFAAAHPAISALLAADVVGAGEWLLQTTVEYVSVRKQFDRPLGFFQGVKHPLVNVMMAIDETKSLAYNAACAYDCDEPNTQKAGHLAKASAADTADFSASRAVQMHGGIGFTWECYVHLYFKRQMHSKALYGDAVWHRAKLADIVFGPVAA, from the coding sequence ATGGCACAACCAAAGAATTTTGGCTACGACGCGGATGCCGCAGCCCTCAAAGCGCAAGCAGAAAAGTTTTTTAATGACCGTTTGCCGGTGGATCAACTGCATGCCCTAGTGGCGCACGATTCGACCCCTGAGCGCGATCCCGTGGTGGATTGGAAGCCCGAAATCTGGGCCGAAATGGTGGAGCTCGGCTGGTCCATTCTAACCGTACCTGAAGAAAAAGGCGGTCTAGGTTTGCCGCTGGTAGCTGTCGCGGGTTTAATTGAGGCACAAGGTAAAGCCGCGTGCCCGAGCCCTCTGCTTGAAACACTGAATGCAGGTTTGGTGCTATCGCACTGTGATCAAGCCGACGCTGGGTTTGAGGCGATCTTAGACGGTAAATCGGTAGCGCTGGCCTTTGCCGATCAGCACGGTAGCTATGAGCCAAGCACAACCCAGGTGCAGGCTAGCGGTGGGGTACTCAGCGGTTCGGCGTATTTTGTGCAAGAAGCCGGTAAAGTTGATGCTCTGCTGGTTGCTGCGCAATCTGACAGCGGTATTGCTTGGTACTGGGTCGATAAGAGTGCGGCAGGTGTGAGTGTCAAACAAGACGCGATTATCGATTTAACGCGTGATCAAGCGACGGTTACCTTTGATGGGGTGTCTGCCGTTAAATTGGGTTCGGACGCGTGTGCCGCCTTTGCGGCCGCACACCCGGCAATTTCTGCGCTCTTGGCTGCTGATGTCGTCGGCGCAGGCGAATGGTTATTGCAAACTACGGTTGAGTATGTGAGTGTGCGCAAGCAGTTTGATCGTCCGCTGGGATTTTTCCAGGGGGTTAAGCACCCATTAGTCAACGTGATGATGGCGATTGATGAAACCAAATCACTGGCTTACAACGCCGCTTGTGCTTATGACTGCGACGAGCCCAACACACAGAAAGCCGGCCATTTAGCTAAAGCCTCAGCGGCTGATACAGCTGATTTTTCAGCGAGCCGAGCGGTGCAAATGCACGGTGGTATAGGCTTCACCTGGGAGTGCTACGTGCACTTGTATTTTAAACGTCAGATGCACAGCAAAGCCTTGTACGGCGATGCGGTTTGGCATCGCGCCAAGCTGGCTGACATTGTGTTTGGTCCTGTAGCGGCGTAA
- a CDS encoding lysophospholipid acyltransferase family protein, whose translation MLKFIRSTLVFAYLVITLIPAASLLLLVSIIHRGDFIYWRVGVPYLNGVIQAARIIGGVNYRVEGQEILDALALSKQRVILCPKHQSTWETFFLPTISPNPLSYVFKKELLWIPLFGWALYRLDMIYIDRSKRKEAWNKVAEQGRILMDQGNWVIMFPEGTRTVPGVDPAYKTGASRLGVATDAVLVPIAITSGRCWRRASFALTPGTIDVAIGEPISCQGRTAEDLMHEVKEWVEAKMRELDPEPYRVNA comes from the coding sequence TTGCTTAAGTTTATTCGCTCGACGCTGGTGTTCGCCTACCTGGTGATCACACTGATACCAGCGGCCAGCCTCTTATTGTTGGTATCGATCATTCATCGCGGTGACTTTATTTATTGGCGGGTTGGGGTTCCCTACTTAAACGGCGTCATTCAAGCGGCGCGTATTATCGGGGGTGTAAACTATCGCGTTGAGGGTCAAGAAATCCTCGACGCGCTCGCTCTGAGTAAGCAGCGCGTGATACTTTGCCCGAAGCACCAGTCCACGTGGGAGACCTTCTTTCTGCCCACGATTAGTCCCAATCCCTTGTCTTACGTCTTTAAGAAAGAGCTATTGTGGATTCCGTTATTCGGCTGGGCGCTGTACCGCTTGGATATGATTTATATCGATCGCTCAAAACGTAAAGAGGCTTGGAACAAGGTCGCAGAGCAAGGCCGTATTCTCATGGATCAGGGTAACTGGGTGATTATGTTCCCTGAAGGGACGCGAACTGTGCCCGGGGTAGATCCAGCCTACAAAACGGGTGCCAGCCGTTTGGGTGTGGCGACCGATGCGGTGTTAGTACCTATTGCTATCACCTCCGGCCGTTGCTGGCGCAGAGCTTCGTTTGCTTTGACCCCAGGCACTATTGATGTTGCAATCGGCGAGCCAATTTCCTGCCAAGGTCGAACCGCTGAAGACCTCATGCACGAAGTAAAAGAGTGGGTCGAAGCAAAAATGCGTGAACTCGATCCTGAGCCCTATAGGGTCAATGCCTAA
- a CDS encoding epoxide hydrolase family protein, with protein MTTAPKPLHISIPETDIKDLKQRLSQTRWPEAELVDDWSQGVPLSYLQDLASEWGSSYDWRACEHWINNQGLQTVRIGHQDIAFLHIRSDKPNAKPLLLSHGWPGSILEFKALIPRLSQGTDGEQTFHLVIPCLPGFGFSGKPQQTGTGVATIAYLFDQLMKAVGYAEYFAHGGDWGSIITQTLPLLPDSGVQGIHITMPVVQPDPATMSELTDEENDALAAGAHYVRWDSGYSTQQASRPQTIGYALTDSPVGQLAWIVEKFWSWTDCERDGVSLPEHAVDRTTILDTVSLYWFTATAASSARLYWESFHPTEELPIVNAPTGVSIFPKEIFKASRRWVEQRFPNVTYWNRLDAGGHFAALEQPDTLAQEIRACIASFT; from the coding sequence ATGACAACTGCACCGAAACCTTTACACATCAGTATCCCCGAGACCGACATCAAGGACCTTAAGCAGCGCTTGAGTCAGACCCGCTGGCCTGAAGCGGAGCTCGTTGACGACTGGAGCCAAGGGGTTCCGTTGTCCTATCTGCAGGATTTGGCCAGTGAATGGGGCTCAAGCTACGACTGGCGTGCGTGCGAGCATTGGATTAACAACCAAGGTTTACAGACAGTGCGAATCGGTCATCAAGATATCGCCTTTTTACACATACGCTCCGACAAGCCCAACGCCAAACCTCTATTACTCAGCCATGGATGGCCCGGATCGATTCTTGAATTCAAAGCATTGATACCGCGGCTATCACAGGGCACTGATGGCGAGCAAACATTCCACCTAGTCATTCCCTGTCTGCCTGGTTTCGGCTTTTCAGGGAAACCTCAGCAAACAGGCACCGGTGTTGCCACCATCGCCTACTTATTTGATCAACTCATGAAGGCTGTGGGCTATGCAGAGTATTTTGCCCACGGTGGCGACTGGGGCAGTATCATTACCCAGACCTTACCTTTACTACCCGACTCCGGCGTTCAAGGTATTCACATCACCATGCCCGTTGTGCAACCGGACCCTGCCACCATGAGCGAACTGACAGACGAGGAAAACGACGCCTTGGCTGCCGGCGCACACTACGTACGCTGGGACAGTGGTTATTCGACTCAACAAGCATCCCGCCCACAAACCATCGGCTACGCCTTAACCGACTCACCTGTTGGGCAGCTGGCATGGATTGTGGAAAAATTCTGGTCTTGGACTGATTGTGAACGCGATGGCGTTAGCCTGCCAGAACATGCGGTTGATCGAACAACGATACTAGACACCGTATCGCTCTATTGGTTTACCGCCACTGCCGCAAGTTCGGCGCGCTTATACTGGGAGAGCTTTCACCCCACCGAAGAGTTGCCCATCGTCAATGCGCCAACGGGCGTGAGCATATTCCCAAAAGAAATCTTTAAAGCCTCGCGCCGCTGGGTAGAACAGCGCTTTCCTAACGTGACGTACTGGAACAGGTTGGATGCAGGCGGTCATTTCGCTGCACTGGAACAGCCAGATACGCTAGCGCAGGAAATTAGAGCCTGTATCGCGAGCTTTACCTAA
- a CDS encoding amidohydrolase, whose amino-acid sequence MSKSTWALVALAFFGGLYVLFQMATRTPEPPAHQVFIDGTVLTMNAEAPIAQAISVRGDRIEAVGTTEDIMALVTDETEVHDLLGRTLLPGFIDAHGHFPGSGMYSLVANLSSPPVGDVIDMAMLIERLRAQAQSKAPGEWVIGLSYDDTAIAEQRHPTRLDLDKVSTEQPVVALHSSLHFATVNTKALELLGIDSTTPDPEGGVIVRDEQGRATGVLEENAMMSLMQEVLGFGAFEGFLMTKAAVKDYAQHGVTTANMGAASQEQMKGMRMMSNWGVIPQRLTVMPLQTENDEAITQGTFDEREWDTDRFDVVGFKIVADGSIQGYTGYLSHPYHVPYKGDADYRGYARVSREELFRQVREIFKHGYKVAIHTNGDASINDALDAIEAALREFPANDHRTILIHSQMSRLDQVERMARLGVTPSFFTAHVYFWGDRHRDIFMGPERAENISPSQWAIQNGVRFTTHLDTPVVPMRPLRAVSAMVNRLTSSGAVLGADQRTDVMTALRATTIDAAWQVGQEDRLGSIEPGKLADLVVLSGNPLENTDRVHELKVERTVIGGVTIYRR is encoded by the coding sequence ATGAGCAAGTCAACTTGGGCCTTGGTGGCCCTAGCGTTTTTCGGTGGTCTGTATGTGTTGTTTCAAATGGCAACTCGTACGCCGGAGCCGCCCGCACATCAGGTGTTTATTGATGGCACGGTTCTAACGATGAATGCAGAAGCGCCCATTGCCCAGGCGATCTCGGTACGTGGTGACAGGATTGAGGCGGTGGGCACCACCGAGGATATTATGGCGCTCGTCACCGACGAAACTGAGGTCCACGACTTGCTCGGCCGAACCTTGTTACCCGGATTTATCGATGCGCATGGTCATTTTCCGGGTTCGGGAATGTATTCTCTAGTCGCCAATCTCAGCAGCCCGCCGGTGGGTGACGTTATAGACATGGCGATGCTGATTGAACGCTTGCGTGCGCAAGCCCAGTCGAAAGCGCCGGGTGAATGGGTCATAGGGCTAAGCTATGACGACACAGCGATTGCCGAGCAGCGTCATCCGACTCGCTTAGATTTGGATAAGGTTTCGACCGAGCAACCGGTTGTGGCACTGCACAGCTCGTTACACTTTGCGACCGTCAATACCAAAGCACTAGAGCTACTGGGCATTGATTCGACAACACCCGATCCAGAGGGTGGTGTGATTGTCCGCGACGAGCAAGGGCGGGCCACCGGTGTTCTTGAAGAAAACGCGATGATGAGCCTGATGCAAGAGGTCCTGGGTTTTGGTGCGTTTGAAGGTTTTTTAATGACGAAAGCCGCTGTTAAGGACTATGCGCAGCATGGCGTCACAACGGCAAATATGGGAGCCGCGTCTCAAGAGCAGATGAAAGGCATGCGCATGATGTCAAATTGGGGCGTCATACCGCAGCGGCTCACCGTCATGCCGTTGCAAACGGAAAACGACGAAGCCATCACGCAAGGTACCTTTGATGAAAGGGAGTGGGACACTGACCGGTTTGACGTTGTCGGCTTTAAAATTGTGGCCGACGGCAGCATTCAGGGTTACACCGGCTATTTGAGCCATCCTTACCATGTGCCCTATAAAGGGGATGCGGATTATCGCGGCTATGCGCGTGTGTCGCGAGAAGAGTTGTTTAGGCAAGTGCGTGAAATTTTCAAGCACGGCTATAAAGTCGCCATCCATACCAATGGTGACGCCTCCATCAATGATGCTTTAGATGCCATCGAAGCGGCCCTTCGAGAGTTCCCTGCTAACGACCATAGAACTATTTTGATTCATTCCCAGATGTCGCGGCTAGACCAAGTTGAGCGGATGGCCCGTTTGGGTGTGACGCCATCATTCTTCACAGCGCATGTGTATTTTTGGGGTGATCGACATCGTGATATCTTCATGGGGCCAGAGCGCGCTGAAAACATCAGTCCATCGCAGTGGGCGATTCAGAATGGTGTTCGCTTTACCACGCATTTAGATACGCCTGTGGTCCCAATGCGCCCACTTCGTGCGGTGTCGGCGATGGTGAACCGTTTAACCAGTTCTGGCGCGGTGCTCGGTGCCGACCAGCGCACTGACGTTATGACGGCCTTGAGAGCAACAACTATCGATGCGGCCTGGCAGGTGGGGCAAGAGGATAGACTGGGTTCGATTGAACCGGGTAAGCTTGCTGACTTGGTGGTGTTATCAGGGAACCCGCTGGAAAATACCGACCGTGTGCACGAGCTTAAAGTCGAGCGCACGGTCATTGGCGGCGTAACGATTTATCGTCGTTAG